The Candidatus Celerinatantimonas neptuna DNA segment TAGCCAGCCATATCCGAATGGGGAAACCCACCTCGTAAAGAGGTATCTTGTACTGAATACATAGGTGCAAGAGGCGAACCGGGGGAACTGAAACATCTAAGTACCCCGAGGAAAAGAAATCAATTGAGATCCCGGGAGTAGCGGCGAGCGAAACCGGGTTAGCCCAAAAGCGGAAATGCGGTGAGTGGAATGTTGCTGGAAAGCACAACGGAAGAGGGTGATAGTCCCGTACACGACCACGGCATGAAGTGAAACACGAGTAGGACGGCCCACGTGGTAGGTTGTCTGAAGATGGGGGGACCATCCTCCAAGGCTAAATACTCCTGACTGACCGATAGTGAACCAGTACCGTGAGGGAAAGGCGAAAAGAACCCCAGTGAGGGGAGTGAAATAGAACCTGAAACCGTTTACGTACAAGCAGTGGGAGCCCTTAGGGGTGACTGCGTACCTTTTGTATAATGGGTCAACGACTTATATTCAGTGGCAAGGTTAAGCGGATAGTGGAGCCGAAGGGAAACCGAGTGTTAACTGCGCGAATAGTCGCTGGATATAGACCCGAAACCCGGTGATCTAGCCATGGGCAGGTTGAAGATTGGGTAACACCAATTGGAGGACCGAACCGACTTATGTTGAAAAATGAGCGGATGACCTGTGGCTGGGGGTGAAAGGCCAATCAAACCGGGAGATAGCTGGTTCTCCTCGAAAGCTATTTAGGTAGCGCCTCGAGCGAATACCATTGGGGGTAGAGCACTGTTAAGGCTAGGGGGTCATCCCGACTTACCAACCCTTTGCAAACTCCGAATACCAATGAGTACTACTCGGGAGACAGACGGCGGGTGCTAACGTTCGTCGTCGAAAGGGAAACAACCCAGACCGCCAGCTAAGGTCCCAAAGTATATGCTAAGTGGGAAACGATGTGGAAAGGCTCAGACAGCTAGGAGGTTGGCTTAGAAGCAGCCATCCTTTAAAGAAAGCGTAATAGCTCACTAGTCGAGTCGGTCTGCGCGGAAGATGTAACGGGGCTAAGCATATCACCGAAGCTGCGGATGCGTTTAGGCGCATGGTAGAGGAGCGTTCTGTAAGCTGTTGAAGGTTTATCGAGAGGTAGACTGGAGGTATCAGAAGTGCGAATGTTGACATGAGTAACGATAAGGGGGGTGAAAAGCCTCCCCGCCGAAAGACCAAGGTTTCCTGTCCAATGTTAATCAGGGCAGGGTGAGTCGGCCCCTAAGGCGAGGCAGAGATGCGTAGTCGATGGGAAACAGGTTAATATTCCTGTACTTTGTAATATTGCGAAGGGGGGACGGAGAAGGCTAGGCTGGCATGGCGATGGTAGACCATGTTCAAGGGTGTAGGTAGAACGTTTAGGCAAATCCGGACGTTTAATACTGAGGCCTGACGATGAGGCTCTAAGGAGCTGAAACAGTTGATGCCCTGCTTCCAGGAAAAGCCTCTAAGCATCAGATATTATGAAACCGTACCCGAAACCGACACAGGTGGTTGGGTAGAGAATACCAAGGCGCTTGAGAGAACTCGGGTGAAGGAACTAGGCAAAATGGTACCGTAACTTCGGGAGAAGGTACGCTCTTGAGGGTGAAGCACCGAGCGTGTGGAGCTATTGAGAGTCGCAGATACCAGTTGGCTGCAACTGTTTATTAAAAACATAGCACTGTGCAAACACGAAAGTGGACGTATACGGTGTGACGCCTGCCCGGTGCCGGAAGGTTAATTGATGGGGTTAGCGTAAGCGAAGCTCTTGATCGAAGCCCCGGTAAACGGCGGCCGTAACTATAACGGTCCTAAGGTAGCGAAATTCCTTGTCGGGTAAGTTCCGACCTGCACGAATGGCGTAATGATGGCCAAGCTGTCTCCACCCGAGACTCAGTGAAATTGAAATTGCTGTGAAGATGCAGTGTACCCGCGGCTAGACGGAAAGACCCCGTGAACCTTTACTACAGCTTGACACTGAACATTGAACCTTAATGTGTAGGATAGGTGGGAGGCTATGAAGCATTGACGCTAGTTGATGTGGAGCTGCCCTTGAAATACCACCCTTTAAGGTTTGGTGTTCTAACTTAGGCCCGTGAACCGGGTTGAGGACAGTGTCTGGTGGGTAGTTTGACTGGGGCGGTCTCCTCCCAAAGAGTAACGGAGGAGCACGAAGGTTGGCTAAGTACGGTCGGACATCGTACGGTTAGTGTAAAGGCAAAAGCCAGCTTGACTGCGACACAGACAAGTGGAGCAGGTACGAAAGTAGGTCTTAGTGATCCGGTGGTTCTGAATGGAAGGGCCATCGCTCAACGGATAAAAGGTACTCCGGGGATAACAGGCTGATACCGCCCAAGAGTTCATATCGACGGCGGTGTTTGGCACCTCGATGTCGGCTCATCACATCCTGGGGCTGAAGTTGGTCCCAAGGGTATGGCTGTTCGCCATTTAAAGTGGTACGCGAGCTGGGTTTAGAACGTCGTGAGACAGTTCGGTCCCTATCTGCCGTGGGCGTTTGAGAATTGAAGGGGGCTGCTCCTAGTACGAGAGGACCGGAGTGGACGAACCGCTGGTGTTCGGGTTGTGATGCCAATTGCATTGCCCGGTAGCTAAGTTCGGGACTGATAACCGCTGAAAGCATCTAAGCGGGAAGCAGGCCTTAAGATGAATTCTCACTTACTCTTTAAGGGTACTGAAGGGTTGTTCGAGACGAGGACGTAGATAGGCAGGGTGTGTAAGTGCTGTGAGGCATTGAGCTAACCTGTACTAATGACCCGAGAGGCTTAACCATACAACACCTAAATGGGGTTACCTTAGATATAGGGACACTTGTTGTAGCTTATAGACGAGATATTCAGCTGGACCGGATTAAGAGCATTTATTTACGCTTGGTAGCGATAGCGTTGTGGACCCACCTGAAACCATGCCGAACTCAGACGTGAAACGCAATAGCGCCGATGATAGTGTGGGGTTTCCCCATGTGAAAGTAGGTCACTGCCAGGCACCTTTTGAGGGCCCCATCATTAGATGGGGCCTTTTTGCGTTTATCAATCCCCATGGATAGCTTTGACCGGTGCTCATATCGTGATGGCAGTGGCCTGCCTTTCTTTTATCTTGCCTTATTACTCGCTCATCGATGATTGAATTGAGGAGGCTACCCTGAGTTAACTTTCTGGGATGCTGGTTAAAAGGTTTGTTGTGAGCGTAATGTTGATTTGAGTGCTCAATTTAAGACATTCTTCAATTATCAAAATACTTGTTAATAAACCTCAGATCTGCATAAGTGATGAGTTCGGCAAGCAAGTTCACCATAAAACTGACACCACTCCGATACTGTAACGGTCAACTTAAATTGGAGACAGTTTTAGGCAGCTTTTCTTAATTTCATCTCGTATTGAGCTGGTGAAATATTTCCCAGCTTATAGTGTTTTCGTTTCTGATTATAAAATGGTTCTATATAGTCAATAATATCTGCCATTGCCTGAGAACGTGTTTCATAGCGCCGATAGTTAATTCGTTCTGACTTTAAGCTTCTAAAGAACCGTTCTGTTACGGCATTATCTAAGCAATTCCCTCGTTGACTCATACTGGACTCAATACCATTTTCCTGCAAAGTCCTTTGGAAGTAGTCACTGGTATACTGGCAGCCCTGATCAGAGTGAAAGATAATATTACCTTTGGTTGAATCGCCACTGATTTCCTAGACACCTTTTAGTTAGATAAACTAGCTAAAAAAGAGGTGTGCATGAGCCATAAACGTTACCCCGAACAATTCAAAATCGAAGCAGTAAAACAAGTCACTGTAGCCGGTCATTCTGTTGCTGAGGTTGCTCAGCGCTTAGGTACTACCACACATAGTCTTTATGCTTGGATTAAGCGCTATGGTCCTGATTCTGAGGAACACCTTCAGCAGTCTGCTGAGTCCGCTGAAATTCGACGACTACAAAAAGAGCTTAAGCGCGTTACTGAAGAACGTGACCTGTTAAAAAAAGCCGCGGCGTACTTCGCAAGCCACCCCGAGTAAGGTACACCTTTATCCAAGAGCATCACCACAGCCACTCTGTGAGACAACTGTGTCAGCTGTTTGATGTTCACCCAAGCGGGTCGCGTGGAGAAGCTGCGCCAAGTCGAAGCGACAACGGGATAATGAACGACTGACAGGCCAACTGAAACAGTGTTGGCTTGAGTCTGGTGGGGTCTATGGATACCGCAAACTCCATCGAGATCTGCGTGATCTTGGCGAGCAATGCAGTATTAATCGAGTACATCGCCTGATGCGGCAAGCAGGACTGCGAGCACAAGTTGGCTATCGCAAGCCTAGAGCTCGTAGTGGTGAACAGCACGTTGTAACGCCAAATCGTTTAGAACGGCAATTTGATCCACTAGCGCCCAACAAAGCTTGGGTGACGGATATTACGTACATCAAAACGCATGAAGGTTGGCTCTATCTTGGTGCGGTAATGGATTTGTTTTCACGTCGCATTATTGGTTGGTCAATGGGCAGCCGTATCACCAAAGAGCTTGCGTTAGATGCTTTATTAATGGCTGTATGGCGTCGTAAACCTGATGGCAAAGTGCTGGTTCATTCAGATCAAGGAAGCCAGTACACGAGCCATGATTGGAGTGAATTTCTAAGTGCTCATGGTTTGGAAGGTAGCATGAGTCGTCGAGGAAACTGCCATGATAACGCAGTTGCCGAGAGTTTCTTTCAACTGCTGAAACGTGAAAGAATTAAGCGAAAAATCTATGCGACGAGGGACGATGCAAAGATGGATGTGTTTAATTATATTGAGATGTTTTACAACTCGAAACGACAGCATAGTTCCAATGATGGGCTATCACCGTTAGAGTATGAACGTCAGTATTTTAATGAGGCTAAAAGTCGTCTAGTGAAGTAGTGGCGATTCAGGTTTTTCTTTTCTGTGTGGCTAAACGTAAAGCTCGTGCTGAACAGGTTGATTGAATATAAATTTCTATAAAGGCTGTTTATATATGGCTGAAAAGATAAATGTGTAAATTAATTTCTGGTATTGCTAGTCGCCAGAGATTTTCTATCTGGCGACAAAGCATTAGAACTCCCAGCTATCAGGTTTATCTTCATCTTCTGCGATAGATTGTCCGGGAATTGCTTTTTCTTCATTTGCCCATTCACCTAAATCGATGAGTTTGCAGCGTTCGCTACAAAAAGGTCGCCAAGGATTATTGGGTGAGTATTCTGTTTTTTTGTGACAAATGGGGCAAACGACCATGGTTATTTTATTCATTGTAGACTCCGACAACATGATAATGAAAAATGCAGGTCCCCCTGAAGTGCGCCATCCAGTGTCATAAATTTAATCGCAAAGCGATTTTTGTGACCACTGATTGCTGGGTAACATGCTGTTTCTTCATCTATTTTAAGGCGCAACATGGAACATTTTTCACGTTGCCCCTGATAAAATCCATTGAGCGCAACGACTCGTTCTTCACTTGTTTGCTCTCTTAGCATATTCAGTAAAAATTTCATGGCTGTAGCAACTTCTGTGAAAGGTTTTAACCAGCGCTCAAGGTC contains these protein-coding regions:
- the insK gene encoding Putative transposase InsK for insertion sequence element IS150, whose translation is MSQRGNCLDNAVTERFFRSLKSERINYRRYETRSQAMADIIDYIEPFYNQKRKHYKLGNISPAQYEMKLRKAA
- the yacG gene encoding DNA gyrase inhibitor YacG produces the protein MNKITMVVCPICHKKTEYSPNNPWRPFCSERCKLIDLGEWANEEKAIPGQSIAEDEDKPDSWEF
- a CDS encoding IS3 family transposase ISSham2, which produces MSHKRYPEQFKIEAVKQVTVAGHSVAEVAQRLGTTTHSLYAWIKRYGPDSEEHLQQSAESAEIRRLQKELKRVTEERDLLKKAAAYFASHPE
- a CDS encoding IS3 family transposase ISSham2 encodes the protein MRQAGLRAQVGYRKPRARSGEQHVVTPNRLERQFDPLAPNKAWVTDITYIKTHEGWLYLGAVMDLFSRRIIGWSMGSRITKELALDALLMAVWRRKPDGKVLVHSDQGSQYTSHDWSEFLSAHGLEGSMSRRGNCHDNAVAESFFQLLKRERIKRKIYATRDDAKMDVFNYIEMFYNSKRQHSSNDGLSPLEYERQYFNEAKSRLVK